The Lycium barbarum isolate Lr01 chromosome 12, ASM1917538v2, whole genome shotgun sequence genome includes a region encoding these proteins:
- the LOC132622072 gene encoding serine carboxypeptidase-like 31, with product MMFSQYSLFLIISLLFLEPLEIVGRSQQLSNNNKKSDSTHEDLVTDLPGQPSVNFKHYAGHVTVNENNGRALFYWFYECSIAPQDKPLVLWLNGGPGCSSVGYGATQEIGPFLVDSDGFGLKLNPYSWNKEANLLFLESPIGVGFSYSNTSGDYHNIGDDFTANDTYAFLHKWLLKFPSYRKRPFYIAGESYAGKYVPELAEVIVDKNKDSSLFIDLIGILLGNPETCDAEDWKGLVDYAWSHAVVSDETHKTILDSCDFHSNDTWSNQTCTQAVDEVLKQYKEIDIYSLYTSVCIRDTASSQQLTTQVLFDSKSKMIPRIMGGYDPCLDDYTSSYYNRPDVQKALHVGDGQHLKNWSICNMSIFGNWSDSKESVLPIYHKLIDAGLKIWVYSGDTDGRVPVLSTRYSLSALGLPITRKWRPWYHQKQVGGWVEEYKGLTFATFRGAGHAVPTFKPSESLAFFTSFLNGESLPFQRI from the exons ATGATGTTTTCCCAATATTCTTTGTTTCTTATTATTTCCTTATTGTTTTTGGAGCCATTGGAAATTGTTGGACGTTCTCAACAATTGTCCAATAATAACAAGAAGTCTGATTCTACTCATGAGGATCTTGTCACAGATTTGCCAGGCCAACCTAGTGTAAACTTCAAACACTATGCTGGACATGTGACAGTAAATGAGAACAATGGAAGAGCACTCTTTTATTGGTTCTACGAATGCTCAATTGCCCCTCAGGATAAACCTTTAGTGCTTTGGCTTAATGGAG GTCCAGGATGCTCTTCAGTGGGATATGGAGCAACTCAAGAGATTGGGCCTTTTCTTGTAGACTCTGATGGATTTGGCCTAAAACTTAATCCTTACTCTTGGAACAAAG AAGCAAACTTGTTGTTCCTGGAATCTCCAATTGGTGTTGGCTTTTCATACTCAAATACAAGTGGAGATTATCATAACATTGGAGATGATTTCACAG CCAATGACACATATGCTTTTCTGCACAAGTGGCTTCTCAAGTTTCCATCATATAGAAAACGGCCGTTTTATATTGCTGGGGAGAGTTATGCAG GAAAATATGTACCTGAGTTGGCTGAAGTCATTGTTGACAAGAACAAAGACTCTTCCCTTTTCATTGATCTCATAGGAATCCTG CTGGGAAATCCTGAAACATGTGATGCAGAGGACTGGAAGGGTTTGGTAGATTATGCTTGGAGCCACGCTGTCGTTTCTGATGAAACTCACAAAACTATTTTAGATTCCTGTGATTTTCACAGCAATGATACTTGGAGCAATCAGACTTGTACTCAGGCTGTTGATGAAGTGCTCAAACAGTACAAGGAGATTGATATCTATAGCCTCTATACTTCAGTCTGCATAAGGGATACTGCTAGTTCACAACAGCTCACCACACAAGTCTTATTCGATAGCAAGTCCAAGATG ATACCGAGGATAATGGGAGGATACGACCCCTGTCTTGATGATTATACTTCCTCTTATTACAATAGACCTGATGTTCAAAAGGCTCTCCATGTTGGTGATGGTCAACATCTCAAAAACTGGAGCATCTGCAA TATGTCGATCTTCGGTAATTGGTCAGACTCAAAGGAATCAGTTCTTCCTATATATCACAAGCTCATCGATGCTGGACTCAAAATTTGGGTCTACAG TGGAGACACAGATGGAAGAGTTCCAGTATTATCCACAAGATATAGCTTAAGCGCCCTCGGTCTGCCCATTACAAGAAAATGGAGACCCTGGTACCACCAGAAACAG gTAGGTGGATGGGTTGAAGAGTACAAGGGGTTAACATTTGCAACATTTAGAGGAGCAGGGCATGCAGTTCCTACTTTCAAGCCTAGTGAATCACTTGCATTCTTCACTTCTTTCCTTAACGGAGAATCTCTTCCTTTCCAGCGGATCTAA